TGAATCAGGAGAAAATGATGTATCAAGGTGTCCTGTCAGATTGTTGTTCCTCAAGCTTAAATGAGTGAGTCTGTTCAGGTTTCCAAAAGCTGCAGGAAAGGCTCCATTGAGTTGATTATTTGTTAAGTTAAGCTTCACAAGACCTGAGATATTTCCCAACTCTATAGGAATACTACCAGTGAACTGGTTATTAGACAAACTGAGGCCCTGAAGGTTTTGAAGTCTTGCAAACTCAGGTGAAATGGGTCCACTAAGAAAATTAAAAGACATATTCAGCATAATAAGATTTCTAAGAAGAAAAAGTTGCTGAGGAATATGACCGGTAAGTAGGTTTCCTTGTAAAAATAAATCAACCATTACAGTGCAATCTCCAATCTGCTCAGGAATACTGCCAACCAAAGTGTTCAATGAAAGATCTAACATCCCATAGTGCTGTAAAAACAGAGAGTCAGGCAAAGGTATTTGCTTGAATCCACCACAAATTTCACTTGGAATGGTGCCACCAAGCTTATTGTGTGAAAGGACGAGATTATTCAGCATGCCCAACTGCCCTACCTTCTTAGGAATTGTGCCAGATAAATTGTTATTTCCTATGTTTAGGGTCACAAGATTGACACAATCAAAGAGTTCAGAAGGAATTTCTCCAGTGAACCAGTTGCCATAGAGATTCAAAGATGTAAGATTTGTCATCTGTCcaatctcttttggaatagaaccttgCAAATGATTGTTTTCTAGATGCAATCTCTGAAGGCTTCGGGCAGGAGAAATATTTGGGGATAACCCACCCACAAGAAAATTATTGCTCAATGTTATAGCAAGCAAAGTCTGTGAGTTCCAAAGCTCATCTGGTAATTCTCCAGACAGATTGTTTTGTGCCACATCCAAGATGGCCAGAGGCAGACTTGCAAGGTAACCAGGAACTTGGCCAGACAAATTGTTCCCATACAGCCACAAGTCGTTCAGGCTCATGCATTCTCTGAAAGTGTAACTGATGTTTCCTGTAAGCTGATTCTGTGCCAGGGAGAGAGACGATAAGCTCTTTGCATTACAAAGCTCTGACGGTATCGGACCACTTAGCCTATTAGAATCAATTAACAATGATTTCAAAGATGAGCAGTTGCCTAATTCTTTAGGCAAACGGCCTTCAAACTGGTTGTTGGACAATTGTATACAATTAACTCTGTCCCACTTTCCAAGCCAGGAAGGTACATGGCCTGACAAGAGATTTCCTTCAACTATGAAACTCATTATGGACTCCAATTCTTGAAGCTCATCAGGCAACGGCCCAGAGAGTTGATTAAAGGACAAATCAAGTATCAGTAAATTCTTGCAGTTGCCTATTGCAGCTGGAATATGTCCAGCCAACCCAGAATGTGCAGCGGCCAGATACAGGAGGTTTTGTAAACGGCCAATACCATCTGGCAACTGTCCTTCAAAGTTATTCTGTGAGAGATCAAGCTCTGTCAGTGAATGAATGTCGCCGATTTCTGAAGGCAACTTTCCACTGAATTTACAGTTCACACACCAAAATGTTTCAAGGTGACCAAGCTTGCCAATCTCAGCTGGAATGGAATTGTTGAATGAGTTTGATGAAATCCAGAGAGAAACCAAATTGGTCATCCCACTGATTTGTTTTGGCAGTGGTCCAGACAATGTATTGTTGCTGAGATCCAGAGTCAGTAAGCTGCTAAGACTGGCTAGTTCAGCTGGAAAGATTCCAGAGAATAAATTTTGACTGCAATCCATGTACAACAACTTCGACAGATTTCCAAGCTCACAAGGGATGCTGCCTGAAAAGGTATTAGAACTTATGTCGAGGTATTCCAAGTTTCTAAGATTGCCCATCTGCTGGGGAATGCTACCTGAAAAGAAATTACTGCCTAAACTTAGCTTTGACAGATTTTTCAAGTGAGTCATCTGCAGAGGTAACATTCCACTGAAATGGTTGTTATCCAGAACCAAAGCCTTTAAATTTATAAGGTTATCAATCTGTGGAGGCAAGACGCCATGGAGATCATTACCGGACAGGTCAAGTAATTCGAGCCTTGAAAGACCCCAGAGCTGTGATGGTATTTTCCCTGTAACGCCAACGCTGCTTAGATTCAGATGACATAAATTTGTGAGGTTTCCTAACACTGGGGATATAACGCCTTGCAGGTTTATGAAAGATAAATCAAGTGAATAAACACTTCCCCCGATGCATCTTATGCCTCTCCATGAACAATAAGAAGAATCTGTTTCGACCCACCCCGAGAGAGGGTCTTGATTTCTGAAGCCCTGTTTTAAAATCATCAATGTCTGGCGCATTTCGGTGCAGTTAATGCCCGGGAAACAAACAGCAAGAAGAATCGATAAAAAATATAAGCGGCAGGATCCCGGCATGGTTGTACGTTTTTTGCACACCAAGGAATTCTGCTCCAGGTAATAGCCAGGCTCTCCGTGCAATAAACAATGCAGAATATCTGCATTTACTCATATTTTAGTAAAACCTCTGACTGTAAAATCAGACCATTCGAGACAGTAAGCATTTTTAAAAACACAATGTGTACCCGATCGAAGCATGCATATTGTTAGCCTAATCGAAATTAAACACAGCTGCGCAAGAAATGAAACAGGAAACATTCATTTGCACATTAAAGAATATCAACATTGGCAAAGTGCAATATCGAAGAAAACCTGTTCGTACATACCTAAATCGAAGTCGTGAATTTTATCACAGACAGTGTTAAACCCATCCGTGCAGGGATTACTGTAGAAAAAAGGTACACAATTACTCAGAAATTTTATGTATTAAAAAATAGATCACCACAAGCAGAGTGTGTATATTAAAAAGACGTACGTCCTTATAGTTTTACTAAAAATTCTTCGCAGTCAGAGAGCCAGACAGACAGTCGCATATCCATACGACAAAGTTAGCCGCCGAAATTAATTCGCTCGGGAATTTTACGACATACGGGATCATATGAAATAATAGAAAATTGACGGATTTAACATACAAAATACATGCTTATCCAAAATTAAATCGCAAATTTTCCTCTCAGCAACAACAAAGAAACTTCTATACTAAAGTGGAACAAGAAATGCGAATGTTGGTTGAATAATAGCGACATATTAAAACGCAtcatttgaaacaaaaaaaatatttaacgCTTACGCAAAAATAAAGGCCTACATGTGATCTGCAATTTCTTCAGACGAACTAAATTTTCATATATGATACTTTACCCAGacattttcaaaaattttaaacgTCGCACTAAAAAATCAATGCTAAAAGAGTAAAACTTGAATAAGAATAAAAAAGATATCTGAGAATATTTCCTTTATCAAATGAAGCTTTGGATCATCTTTGGAATCATTTATTTAAGAATCATTCATTTATGATTGGTGAATTTTCGCAACAACACCTTTATAGTCGACAGAGAACGTTATTGCTAACAGGGTTTTGCAGTCATCATGAGGATGATGAATAAAAGATCAATTCTGCTTAACAACACTATCTTAATCAATTTTCAGCCAAAAAAAACATTTACAGAATATTTGAATGCACAAATTAACCTCAAAACTCCTCATTAATATCAACCAAGAACGAATAATCGTCAAAATATGGTAGAAAATGGAGAAATATAGAGAACATAAAACTAACAAGTTTGTTTCACACTGTATGGTCAGGGAAAAATTTTGAAGGTTCAAGGTGGATAAAACTAATTGTAGAATATAGGATATTATACAGATAATGTCTGCTGAAGCACAAGAACAAAATCCACAAAGCAACTACACAACCATTTTACAGCAAAAACGtgttagaaataaattaatcatgtgaCATGATCGGCACAGACCAAAGAATGTTCCAAACTTCATATGTTTCACATGTAGCCGTATTCTGCTGACCATTAGCCATCTCATCACCGTCCATAATAAATGGACTATCTAATATTTTGCACAGTTACAGTGTAAATCAATTTGCTTATAAATAGATTCCCCGGGCGTAGCATTTTTAAGCGCATAAGTTTGATGAAGTGTTCTGCTCTGTGTATGTGTTCTGCAGTGCTCtg
This genomic stretch from Cryptomeria japonica chromosome 8, Sugi_1.0, whole genome shotgun sequence harbors:
- the LOC131031298 gene encoding leucine-rich repeat receptor protein kinase EMS1 isoform X2, with protein sequence MPGSCRLYFLSILLAVCFPGINCTEMRQTLMILKQGFRNQDPLSGWVETDSSYCSWRGIRCIGGSVYSLDLSFINLQGVISPVLGNLTNLCHLNLSSVGVTGKIPSQLWGLSRLELLDLSGSIPQQMGNLRNLEYLDISSNTFSGSIPCELGNLSKLLYMDCSQNLFSGIFPAELASLSSLLTLDLSNNTLSGPLPKQISGMTNLVSLWISSNSFNNSIPAEIGKLGHLETFWCVNCKFSGKLPSEIGDIHSLTELDLSQNNFEGQLPDGIGRLQNLLYLAAAHSGLAGHIPAAIGNCKNLLILDLSFNQLSGPLPDELQELESIMSFIVEGNLLSGHVPSWLGKWDRVNCIQLSNNQFEGRLPKELGNCSSLKSLLIDSNRLSGPIPSELCNAKSLSSLSLAQNQLTGNISYTFRECMSLNDLWLYGNNLSGQVPGYLASLPLAILDVAQNNLSGELPDELWNSQTLLAITLSNNFLVGGLSPNISPARSLQRLHLENNHLQGSIPKEIGQMTNLTSLNLYGNWFTGEIPSELFDCVNLVTLNIGNNNLSGTIPKKVGQLGMLNNLVLSHNKLGGTIPSEICGGFKQIPLPDSLFLQHYGMLDLSLNTLVGSIPEQIGDCTVMVDLFLQGNLLTGHIPQQLFLLRNLIMLNMSFNFLSGPISPEFARLQNLQGLSLSNNQFTGSIPIELGNISGLVKLNLTNNQLNGAFPAAFGNLNRLTHLSLRNNNLTGHLDTSFSPDSVSQLSVLELSDNKFRGRIPDTLANLSSLLVLDVHNNGITGSIPVWLAGLTSLMSLDLSANHLKGNIPSNLCDIFGLEYINLSQNALIGEIPQNCNKFSLSFVANPGLCGKPTGILCPPPKHSPGSSLSKGGVWGIILGSILLFLFLEFFSFLCLMLARVKRRKLRQDASTNNPEITELTATLEPTDYTISVKVKEPLSINVAMFERRLLRLSPEDILSATNNFNNTNIIGNGGFGTVYKAFLPEDRIVAIKKLNHGLEQGKREFVAEMETIGKVKHTNLVSLLGYCVFGEDKLLIYEYMENGSLDMWLHNRSDDLEVLDWSKRFKIAIGSARGLAFLHHGFIPHIIHRDMKSSNILLDSSFQPKVADFGLARLISAYETHVSTDLAGTIGYIPPEYGQSWKATAKGDVYSYGVILLELLTGKEATGTDFKEAEGGNLVGWVSHMTKMGLVEEILDTLISNGSCKPQMVHVLHIAGLCTSEDPKKRPLMLEVVKLLKGIEQLDQRLGMHEAVTS
- the LOC131031298 gene encoding leucine-rich repeat receptor protein kinase MSP1 isoform X1, coding for MPGSCRLYFLSILLAVCFPGINCTEMRQTLMILKQGFRNQDPLSGWVETDSSYCSWRGIRCIGGSVYSLDLSFINLQGVISPVLGNLTNLCHLNLSSVGVTGKIPSQLWGLSRLELLDLSGNDLHGVLPPQIDNLINLKALVLDNNHFSGMLPLQMTHLKNLSKLSLGSNFFSGSIPQQMGNLRNLEYLDISSNTFSGSIPCELGNLSKLLYMDCSQNLFSGIFPAELASLSSLLTLDLSNNTLSGPLPKQISGMTNLVSLWISSNSFNNSIPAEIGKLGHLETFWCVNCKFSGKLPSEIGDIHSLTELDLSQNNFEGQLPDGIGRLQNLLYLAAAHSGLAGHIPAAIGNCKNLLILDLSFNQLSGPLPDELQELESIMSFIVEGNLLSGHVPSWLGKWDRVNCIQLSNNQFEGRLPKELGNCSSLKSLLIDSNRLSGPIPSELCNAKSLSSLSLAQNQLTGNISYTFRECMSLNDLWLYGNNLSGQVPGYLASLPLAILDVAQNNLSGELPDELWNSQTLLAITLSNNFLVGGLSPNISPARSLQRLHLENNHLQGSIPKEIGQMTNLTSLNLYGNWFTGEIPSELFDCVNLVTLNIGNNNLSGTIPKKVGQLGMLNNLVLSHNKLGGTIPSEICGGFKQIPLPDSLFLQHYGMLDLSLNTLVGSIPEQIGDCTVMVDLFLQGNLLTGHIPQQLFLLRNLIMLNMSFNFLSGPISPEFARLQNLQGLSLSNNQFTGSIPIELGNISGLVKLNLTNNQLNGAFPAAFGNLNRLTHLSLRNNNLTGHLDTSFSPDSVSQLSVLELSDNKFRGRIPDTLANLSSLLVLDVHNNGITGSIPVWLAGLTSLMSLDLSANHLKGNIPSNLCDIFGLEYINLSQNALIGEIPQNCNKFSLSFVANPGLCGKPTGILCPPPKHSPGSSLSKGGVWGIILGSILLFLFLEFFSFLCLMLARVKRRKLRQDASTNNPEITELTATLEPTDYTISVKVKEPLSINVAMFERRLLRLSPEDILSATNNFNNTNIIGNGGFGTVYKAFLPEDRIVAIKKLNHGLEQGKREFVAEMETIGKVKHTNLVSLLGYCVFGEDKLLIYEYMENGSLDMWLHNRSDDLEVLDWSKRFKIAIGSARGLAFLHHGFIPHIIHRDMKSSNILLDSSFQPKVADFGLARLISAYETHVSTDLAGTIGYIPPEYGQSWKATAKGDVYSYGVILLELLTGKEATGTDFKEAEGGNLVGWVSHMTKMGLVEEILDTLISNGSCKPQMVHVLHIAGLCTSEDPKKRPLMLEVVKLLKGIEQLDQRLGMHEAVTS
- the LOC131031298 gene encoding leucine-rich repeat receptor protein kinase MSP1 isoform X3 → MPGSCRLYFLSILLAVCFPGINCTEMRQTLMILKQGFRNQDPLSGWVETDSSYCSWRGIRCIGGSVYSLDLSFINLQGVISPVLGNLTNLCHLNLSSVGVTGKIPSQLWGLSRLELLDLSGNDLHGVLPPQIDNLINLKALVLDNNHFSGMLPLQMTHLKNLSKLSLGSNFFSGSIPQQMGNLRNLEYLDISSNTFSGSIPCELGNLSKLLYMDCSQNLFSGIFPAELASLSSLLTLDLSNNTLSGPLPKQISGMTNLVSLWISSNSFNNSIPAEIGKLGHLETFWCVNCKFSGKLPSEIGDIHSLTELDLSQNNFEGQLPDGIGRLQNLLYLAAAHSGLAGHIPAAIGNCKNLLILDLSFNQLSGPLPDELQELESIMSFIVEGNLLSGHVPSWLGKWDRVNCIQLSNNQFEGRLPKELGNCSSLKSLLIDSNRLSGPIPSELCNAKSLSSLSLAQNQLTGNISYTFRECMSLNDLWLYGNNLSGQVPGYLASLPLAILDVAQNNLSGELPDELWNSQTLLAITLSNNFLVGGLSPNISPARSLQRLHLENNHLQGSIPKEIGQMTNLTSLNLYGNWFTGEIPSELFDCVNLVTLNIGNNNLSGTIPKKVGQLGMLNNLVLSHNKLGGTIPSEICGGFKQIPLPDSLFLQHYGMLDLSLNTLVGSIPEQIGDCTVMVDLFLQGNLLTGHIPQQLFLLRNLIMLNMSFNFLSGPISPEFARLQNLQGLSLSNNQFTGSIPIELGNISGLVKLNLTNNQLNGAFPAAFGNLNRLTHLSLRNNNLTGHLDTSFSPDSVSQLSVLELSDNKFRGRIPDTLANLSSLLVLDVHNNGITGSIPVWLAGLTSLMSLDLSANHLKGNIPSNLCDIFGLEYINLSQNALIGEIPQNCNKFSLSFVANPGLCGKPTGILCPPPKHSPGSSLSKGGVWGIILGSILLFLFLEFFSFLCLMLARVKRRKLRQDASTNNPEITELTATLEPTDYTISVKVKEPLSINVAMFERRLLRLSPEDILSATNNFNNTNIIGNGGFGTVYKAFLPEDRIVAIKKLNHGLEQVLICGSTIDQMISRSLTGQSASKLPLVLPEVLRFYIMVSYPTLFTGI